Proteins encoded by one window of Synergistaceae bacterium:
- a CDS encoding NADH-quinone oxidoreductase subunit NuoF — translation MSKTTVTIGLASCGVASGALPVAEELERLLAGREDVEIKKVGCIGYCYMEPLVGVERDGKNYTYGKVNVEILRRIVDEHVNGNKIVKEHLILTDGTGKQDSDSGSENSRMEKQVRIVLRNSGLIDPKNVDEYIAREGYQGLAKAVQKMSRDEVIKEVLNSGLRGRGGAGFPTGMKWRFARDAKGTQANASNPNGTDKYMVCNADEGDPGAFMDRSVLESDPHSVIEGMTIGAYAVGASHGVIYCRAEYPMAIQHLDIALGQAREWGFLGKGILGDPDFDFDIYVKEGAGAFVCGEETALIASIEGQRGMPRPRPPFPANSGVWKKPTNINNVETYANVPWILLHGAEAFNRYGHGRSKGTKVFALAGKIKKGGLAEVPMGMPLREVIYDIAGGIENDRKFKAVQLGGPSGGCVPEHLLDTPVDYESINATGAIMGSGGMVVMDEDTCVVDVARFFLAFVQKESCGKCPFCRVGTKRMLEILERITRGEGVLEDIDKLLSLAEQIKDGSLCGLGQTAPNPVQTTLKYFRDEYIAHIVEKKCPAKVCAALIRYSIDPSRCIGCARCSKVCPVKAISGEVKNPHHIDEEVCVRCGLCKKTCPVSCIELSSGDTDPKASVA, via the coding sequence TTGAGCAAGACGACGGTAACAATTGGGCTGGCTAGCTGCGGAGTGGCCTCCGGCGCGCTTCCCGTTGCCGAGGAACTCGAAAGGCTTTTGGCCGGCCGCGAGGATGTGGAGATCAAGAAAGTGGGCTGCATTGGCTATTGCTACATGGAGCCTCTGGTGGGTGTAGAACGCGACGGGAAAAACTACACCTACGGCAAGGTGAACGTGGAGATTCTCCGCCGGATCGTGGATGAGCACGTCAATGGGAACAAAATTGTGAAAGAACACCTGATCCTAACCGACGGAACGGGAAAGCAAGACAGCGATAGCGGTAGCGAAAACTCTCGCATGGAGAAGCAGGTACGCATCGTCCTGCGCAATAGCGGGCTCATCGACCCTAAAAACGTGGATGAGTATATCGCCCGAGAGGGCTACCAGGGTCTCGCCAAGGCCGTTCAGAAAATGTCCCGGGACGAGGTCATCAAAGAAGTGCTGAACAGCGGTCTTCGAGGTAGAGGCGGGGCGGGATTTCCCACGGGGATGAAGTGGCGCTTTGCCCGCGACGCTAAGGGTACGCAAGCCAATGCGTCGAACCCCAACGGAACCGACAAATACATGGTCTGTAACGCGGACGAGGGCGATCCCGGCGCGTTTATGGACCGCTCCGTTCTGGAAAGCGACCCCCACAGCGTCATTGAGGGCATGACCATCGGAGCTTACGCTGTGGGAGCGTCTCATGGGGTCATCTACTGCCGCGCGGAGTATCCTATGGCAATTCAGCATCTGGATATCGCCCTAGGACAAGCTCGGGAGTGGGGTTTTTTGGGGAAGGGTATTCTGGGGGACCCGGACTTCGATTTCGACATTTATGTCAAAGAAGGGGCCGGCGCCTTCGTCTGCGGCGAGGAGACGGCGCTGATCGCCTCCATCGAGGGACAGCGGGGTATGCCCCGTCCTCGTCCACCCTTTCCAGCCAACAGCGGGGTCTGGAAAAAGCCTACGAACATCAACAACGTGGAGACCTACGCCAATGTGCCCTGGATTCTGCTCCACGGGGCCGAGGCCTTCAATCGCTACGGGCACGGCCGCAGCAAGGGGACGAAGGTCTTCGCCCTAGCTGGTAAGATCAAAAAAGGTGGACTGGCTGAGGTCCCCATGGGTATGCCCCTACGGGAGGTCATTTACGACATCGCCGGGGGCATAGAAAACGACCGAAAGTTCAAGGCCGTGCAATTGGGCGGCCCCTCCGGCGGTTGTGTGCCGGAGCATTTGTTGGATACCCCGGTGGACTACGAGTCCATCAACGCTACGGGAGCCATCATGGGGTCCGGCGGCATGGTGGTCATGGATGAAGACACCTGCGTAGTGGACGTGGCGCGCTTTTTCCTGGCCTTCGTGCAAAAGGAGTCCTGCGGAAAATGCCCATTCTGCCGAGTGGGCACCAAACGGATGTTGGAGATCCTCGAAAGAATTACGCGAGGCGAGGGTGTGCTGGAGGACATCGATAAACTTCTGAGCCTGGCAGAGCAAATCAAAGACGGCTCTCTGTGCGGCCTGGGCCAGACCGCGCCTAACCCCGTGCAGACGACGCTGAAGTACTTCCGGGACGAGTACATCGCCCACATCGTCGAAAAAAAGTGCCCGGCCAAGGTATGCGCGGCATTGATCCGCTACTCTATCGACCCGTCGCGCTGTATCGGTTGCGCACGCTGCTCGAAGGTCTGTCCGGTCAAGGCCATTTCAGGAGAGGTGAAGAACCCGCACCACATCGACGAAGAGGTCTGCGTGCGCTGTGGGCTCTGCAAAAAGACCTGCCCGGTCTCCTGCATAGAACTGAGTTCGGGGGACACCGATCCCAAGGCGTCGGTGGCGTAG
- a CDS encoding FAD-dependent oxidoreductase produces the protein MNRIDRTVKVTIDGKDVYGYPGQKVLELCGEAGIEIPTLCYDPHLSVHGGCSVCLVEIEGARALMRACTNAIAPDMVVRTGTNRVLAARRLALELMLSDHVGDCRPPCNLACPAQGKVQSYVNLTAQGKFREALDELHDHITMPASIGRVCPAPCQTKCRRNFVDETVSIREIKRFVADWAREQGSLGDVLKVAENGKSIAVVGGGPAGLSFAYFARRLGYSVTVYEKEQALGGMMRYGIPDYRLPPSVVEEEARWILDHGVRVETGKALGKDVTLSGLRSRYDAVVLAMGCWKSSSMRVKGEDLPGVVGGIDFLYTVNTHDPMKIGSRVAVVGGGNTAMDACRSARRLGAEKVYVVYRRTREEMPAEDVEIREATEEGVEFVYLAAPKSIEGAGKVERLVCERMKLGEPDASGRRSPVPTGEEFVLNVDNVIAAIGQGVDFADVPAELHDGRRMKVDEHYATPLPGVFVCGDQQTGAKIAIEAIGNGHWCAESVDRYFKLGAPKKPFVYDVTNPDLGPKDFTHVEKIPQNHPREEPAETRLKAPDVEYNYGFTREQALCESTRCMECGCPDVHECKLREYAINLEVHPERVAGAHIAKQEAVNRYYVRNMDKCILCGRCVRVCDEVAGVHAIDFAKRGFESILSPQFYKDMEHSDCTFCGLCAQLCPVGALLERRVERLPHQDTLTTVKTTCPHCPLGCELALNMDKERTRIARIATDMDAVNTPNRGLTCLRGRYHFQDVAKDRLTEPRIGTKTIDWIQGIEKLSEILKGKVAIFLGSSLTDQEIAAVKSVIEFQQEAIVAAKDFAQEPGAISELLASFETETLRGKAKPDVAALVQKMTVLSKAIEFNTQLAACAENLKSLYGLGANVAGLLASGLIPQGASAAAHAVQAIKDDAVSAALFVDCSPLDFGLSGSDGKGVKRVLLTSHLCGNPRESDLSLPITAWAEREGTYTGLFGGAKLAAHMGPLPPNGVRNLRWIFAEALRALGLEIAASEMAV, from the coding sequence ATGAACAGAATCGATAGAACGGTAAAAGTCACCATCGACGGGAAAGATGTCTATGGGTATCCGGGACAGAAGGTGTTGGAGCTGTGCGGCGAGGCGGGTATAGAGATCCCGACGCTCTGTTATGACCCCCATCTGTCCGTCCACGGCGGTTGCTCCGTCTGTTTGGTGGAGATTGAGGGCGCGCGCGCTCTAATGCGCGCCTGCACTAACGCCATTGCTCCGGATATGGTGGTCCGCACGGGTACGAACCGTGTATTGGCGGCCCGCCGTCTGGCCCTGGAATTGATGTTGTCCGACCATGTAGGAGATTGTCGCCCGCCCTGCAACCTGGCCTGCCCGGCTCAGGGGAAGGTTCAGTCCTATGTCAACCTAACAGCCCAGGGAAAGTTTCGAGAGGCTCTGGACGAGCTACACGATCACATCACGATGCCCGCCTCCATCGGGCGTGTTTGCCCCGCTCCATGCCAGACGAAATGCCGCAGAAACTTCGTGGACGAGACGGTCTCCATCCGGGAGATCAAGCGTTTCGTGGCGGACTGGGCCCGAGAGCAAGGCTCCCTAGGCGACGTTCTCAAAGTTGCTGAGAACGGAAAAAGCATAGCCGTCGTGGGAGGTGGACCCGCTGGGCTTTCTTTCGCCTACTTTGCGCGGCGTTTAGGCTACAGCGTGACGGTCTACGAGAAAGAACAGGCCCTGGGAGGCATGATGCGTTACGGGATTCCGGATTATCGCTTGCCTCCGTCGGTGGTGGAAGAGGAAGCGCGGTGGATTCTGGATCACGGCGTGAGAGTTGAGACGGGAAAAGCTCTGGGGAAGGACGTGACCTTGTCCGGCCTGCGCTCCCGTTATGACGCTGTTGTGCTGGCTATGGGATGCTGGAAGTCCTCCTCCATGCGAGTGAAAGGCGAGGATTTGCCCGGCGTCGTGGGGGGCATTGACTTCCTCTATACGGTCAACACCCATGACCCGATGAAGATTGGCAGCCGCGTGGCCGTCGTGGGTGGGGGTAATACTGCTATGGACGCCTGCCGCAGCGCTCGGCGTCTTGGGGCGGAAAAAGTCTACGTGGTCTATCGCCGCACCCGGGAGGAAATGCCCGCTGAGGATGTGGAAATCCGCGAGGCCACGGAAGAAGGCGTGGAGTTCGTCTATCTGGCGGCCCCAAAATCCATCGAGGGCGCGGGGAAGGTCGAACGCTTGGTGTGCGAGCGCATGAAGCTGGGGGAACCCGACGCCTCTGGCCGGCGCAGCCCCGTCCCCACGGGGGAGGAGTTTGTCCTCAATGTGGACAACGTTATCGCCGCCATCGGACAAGGGGTGGATTTTGCCGACGTGCCCGCGGAACTCCACGACGGACGCCGCATGAAGGTGGACGAGCACTACGCCACTCCTCTGCCCGGAGTGTTCGTTTGCGGCGATCAGCAGACCGGGGCGAAAATTGCCATTGAGGCCATCGGTAACGGACATTGGTGCGCGGAGTCCGTGGACCGATATTTCAAGCTCGGAGCGCCGAAAAAGCCTTTCGTGTACGACGTAACTAACCCCGATCTGGGACCGAAGGATTTCACTCATGTGGAGAAAATCCCCCAAAACCACCCTCGGGAGGAACCGGCGGAGACGCGTTTAAAGGCCCCAGACGTCGAGTATAACTACGGCTTCACGCGGGAACAGGCGCTTTGCGAGTCCACCCGTTGCATGGAGTGCGGCTGTCCCGACGTTCACGAGTGCAAGCTGAGAGAGTACGCCATAAATCTGGAAGTTCACCCCGAGAGGGTTGCCGGGGCTCACATCGCCAAACAAGAGGCTGTCAACCGCTACTACGTCCGCAACATGGATAAGTGTATCCTCTGCGGGCGTTGTGTCCGGGTTTGCGACGAGGTGGCCGGAGTTCACGCCATTGATTTCGCCAAACGCGGGTTCGAGTCGATTCTGTCTCCACAGTTCTACAAGGACATGGAGCATTCCGACTGCACGTTCTGCGGCTTGTGCGCCCAGCTTTGCCCCGTGGGGGCGTTATTGGAGCGGCGAGTGGAGCGTCTGCCTCACCAGGACACGTTGACGACGGTGAAAACCACCTGTCCTCATTGCCCTCTGGGTTGTGAATTGGCGCTAAATATGGACAAAGAACGCACACGCATTGCCCGAATCGCCACGGACATGGACGCGGTGAACACCCCCAATCGAGGTTTAACCTGCCTGCGCGGTCGTTACCATTTCCAAGACGTGGCGAAAGACAGACTGACGGAACCCAGGATCGGAACGAAGACTATCGATTGGATTCAAGGGATAGAAAAATTGTCGGAGATTTTGAAAGGCAAAGTAGCGATATTTCTTGGGTCATCCCTGACGGATCAGGAAATCGCGGCTGTCAAGTCGGTTATAGAATTCCAACAAGAAGCTATTGTCGCGGCAAAAGACTTTGCCCAAGAACCGGGAGCGATTTCTGAGCTTCTGGCCTCCTTCGAGACGGAGACGCTAAGGGGCAAGGCGAAACCGGACGTGGCCGCTTTGGTGCAGAAGATGACGGTTTTGTCCAAGGCGATAGAGTTTAATACCCAACTGGCGGCCTGCGCCGAAAATCTGAAGAGCCTTTACGGATTGGGGGCCAACGTGGCCGGGCTTCTCGCCTCTGGCTTGATCCCTCAAGGGGCGAGCGCGGCAGCCCACGCGGTCCAAGCAATTAAAGACGACGCGGTGAGCGCGGCGCTTTTCGTGGATTGCTCGCCTCTTGACTTTGGCCTTTCCGGGAGTGATGGGAAGGGTGTGAAAAGAGTGCTCTTGACTTCCCATCTCTGTGGAAACCCCCGTGAAAGCGATTTGAGTCTGCCTATCACGGCTTGGGCGGAGCGGGAAGGCACCTATACGGGCTTGTTCGGCGGCGCGAAGTTGGCGGCGCACATGGGTCCTCTTCCACCTAATGGCGTGCGGAATCTGCGCTGGATTTTTGCCGAGGCCCTTCGCGCTTTGGGTCTGGAGATAGCGGCCTCCGAGATGGCCGTATAA
- the nuoE gene encoding NADH-quinone oxidoreductase subunit NuoE — protein sequence MTAAIAGTISNLETRLTPIIERYRGKVGVAIPLLADVQKEIGYVAEEAVEYVGTELGISAAELFGVATFYAMFRFQPQGKYVVRLCRGTACHVQGSGRVAEQLERSLGIHDGETTEDLMFTLQYVACLGCCSLAPVMLVGNDVHGRLTPEKAVAVLEDLRKAQ from the coding sequence GCGGGAACCATCTCGAACCTGGAGACTCGACTCACCCCGATCATCGAGAGGTATCGCGGTAAGGTGGGCGTGGCTATACCGCTGTTGGCGGATGTACAAAAGGAGATCGGCTACGTGGCCGAGGAGGCCGTGGAGTACGTGGGCACCGAGCTGGGGATTTCGGCGGCGGAGCTTTTCGGGGTCGCGACGTTTTACGCCATGTTTCGCTTCCAGCCCCAGGGAAAATACGTCGTCCGCCTGTGCCGAGGAACGGCCTGCCACGTTCAAGGATCCGGACGGGTGGCGGAACAACTGGAAAGATCGCTGGGGATTCACGACGGCGAAACCACGGAGGACCTGATGTTCACCCTCCAATACGTGGCGTGTTTGGGATGTTGCAGCTTGGCTCCGGTGATGTTGGTGGGTAACGATGTTCACGGTCGCCTGACGCCTGAAAAAGCTGTCGCTGTGTTGGAAGATCTGCGGAAAGCGCAATAG